The following proteins are encoded in a genomic region of Pseudomonadota bacterium:
- a CDS encoding peptidase M13: MKKYICLTLVTLLLAACSHQSDTTMSKGSNEARHSGLILNNMDTSVRPGDDFNAYVNGAWLASTDIPSDKSSFGIAYMLHETAQENVKTIIEESSSGRFASGSDEQKVGDLFNSYMDMDTRNELGLAPLAPELARIAALQTHDDVAAYFGEANKIG; the protein is encoded by the coding sequence CGCTGCTTCTTGCCGCCTGCTCGCACCAATCCGATACGACAATGAGTAAAGGATCCAACGAAGCACGACACAGCGGTCTTATTCTTAACAATATGGACACTTCTGTGCGGCCTGGTGATGACTTTAATGCGTACGTTAACGGCGCGTGGCTGGCGAGCACCGATATTCCCTCGGACAAGTCCTCCTTTGGTATCGCGTACATGCTGCACGAAACCGCCCAGGAAAACGTCAAGACCATTATCGAAGAATCTTCCTCGGGTCGTTTCGCTAGCGGTTCGGATGAACAGAAGGTTGGCGATCTGTTCAATTCTTACATGGACATGGACACACGTAACGAGCTAGGCCTAGCGCCGCTCGCACCGGAGCTCGCCCGCATCGCCGCGCTTCAAACCCATGACGATGTGGCTGCTTACTTTGGCGAAGCAAACAAGATCGGTC